Proteins found in one Bremerella volcania genomic segment:
- a CDS encoding response regulator transcription factor codes for MLTPSSHIALLESNVGQRKRLLDRLQDTSRHVHCLDSIDAFEQSLTVFDALVIDVNFEGGRGESLIQKLCQSTELTSILISATEAQLHRALVCLEAGAMSILEKPFELDRAKVVIDQAILGTRLRRKTYCERQRLGRRITTLTDRQREVFRHMVAGKHVKEIALEMGIGIKTVHTFRTQLFDKLEIDSPLQLIRDIAMVFGRRGLEKLSASADDQTIAQLMHQIKKPMYVDLPVS; via the coding sequence TTGCTTACTCCAAGTTCCCATATCGCCCTGCTCGAGTCGAACGTAGGACAGCGCAAGCGACTGCTCGATCGCCTGCAGGATACGTCGCGGCACGTTCATTGCCTGGATAGCATTGACGCTTTCGAGCAATCCCTGACCGTGTTTGACGCGCTGGTGATCGACGTTAACTTTGAGGGTGGTCGCGGTGAATCGCTGATCCAGAAGCTTTGCCAGAGCACGGAGCTTACGTCGATTCTGATCTCGGCAACCGAAGCCCAGCTGCATCGGGCCCTGGTGTGTCTGGAAGCGGGAGCAATGTCCATTTTGGAAAAGCCCTTTGAACTGGACCGAGCGAAGGTCGTTATCGATCAGGCGATCCTGGGTACGCGGCTACGCCGAAAAACGTACTGCGAGCGACAACGGCTTGGCCGTCGCATCACGACGTTGACCGACCGTCAGCGCGAGGTATTTCGCCACATGGTGGCCGGAAAGCACGTCAAAGAGATTGCCCTGGAAATGGGAATCGGCATCAAAACCGTTCATACCTTTCGGACGCAACTGTTCGACAAGCTCGAGATCGACTCGCCGCTGCAACTGATTCGCGACATCGCCATGGTGTTCGGCCGGCGAGGGCTCGAGAAGTTAAGCGCTTCGGCCGACGACCAGACGATCGCTCAGCTGATGCACCAGATCAAGAAGCCGATGTACGTTGACCTTCCGGTTAGCTAA